One window of the Anopheles cruzii chromosome 2, idAnoCruzAS_RS32_06, whole genome shotgun sequence genome contains the following:
- the LOC128266865 gene encoding transcription factor Sp4, whose product MAGYKCVNFADLCRLCASSGGARLGIFTDEGRRKKVHNKISESLRISIQESDRLPKSVCNGCLRQVEAQVEFREAVVRAQSMLESCLNSPKLKNGGKVYIKDEKPKEPAPVISAPPSIPQIVTSLPVTNPAAKPVPMKLSMVGQKTVQAQPGTQIVINNNLPKVTTNGPVVVSSSSNVGPSVTIPTTATIMAPGNNFLSSIMQAVGITTDESNRVTTLSGGQQQQQHIIAQPQLVLQQQPQQQQQQQQHHPQQQNPLAQYTITLDGQTTLKANNVHYKLQNGTLVPTTPIVNQKLEQQTQQTTFTQVDEFIKIKAATGKPQKRESQQLVTVMGQSETTPVKKPRIIQFIKPPANQTPPKATLPLGSSPAVSPIVSSGSIVCATSTGGGPITSTPLNGGQLKLVATGNNKCLVPIVVKNDTSGENPSVGTGTISSVPANAAVQFVQMKVEAGPDGVLRLAPAHINPQLTITPQPMPAQYGMQTTLTATGQSLQPTMTIVQNQNQPSQQPLPTVLQATTAAGQTIGANYVTLMGKPSPAPQTQPDANVLQPTNVVLTAQAAPPQAQQQQQMQVQPQQHRSQPPRTISTTSYAPAASASGKVVVNRVFTAPPVRKGIAAPAPRASAPRQAPATAAKATQPTASLPRSSKPPTAQVNRSTVATAQTIREVTVAKGHTQTRTSNASSVDSDSGTEGAAGADEESAFRTPQSIMASQQMTAISAMSGKQDQAEQVLDSVDVSITTCDVCHKVFGRKEHLVQHLKSHIGLRPFKCEASDCLKSFSRKEHLLRHMVSHTGKKMFNCDMCHKLFSRKDNLNKHKKTHMDQKSAPFTCSICSMDFFVKTQYVKHKAKHAEDPLKISVKKDPPTPTKAPASKAMAPVTVNTVTQPVQVKVSQPLPNNAAITSIATGQPTVVQSLPVTITHTPNNGATIQLPTFQATQQMQQLIQQQPTTASVTTIPQATGQPQQIFTIPAHINGKQILQHLQIALPSSIAQQQHTVQTQSSTVQTLTATAGGGVTTLASLGGARATIINTVDGNTMFTIPSNLLFDSSQLIATSRQS is encoded by the exons ATGGCGGGCTACAAGTGCGTAAACTTTGCCGACCTGTGCCGCCTGTGCGCGAGCAGCGGCGGTGCGCGGCTGGGAATCTTCACCGACGAGGGCCGCAGAAAGAAGGTCCACAACAAAATCTCCGAATCGCTGCGAATAAGT ATACAAGAATCGGATAGATTGCCAAAGTCTGTCTGCAACGGGTGCCTGCGGCAGGTGGAGGCCCAGGTCGAGTTCCGGGAGGCGGTCGTGCGGGCACAGAGCATGCTTGAGAGCTGTCTAAACTCCCCGAAGCTAAAGAACGGTGGCAAGGTGTACATCAAGGATGAAAAGCCGAAGGAACCGGCTCCCGTTATCAGTGCGCCTCCGAGCATCCCGCAAATCGTGACCTCCCTGCCGGTGACGAACCCTGCAGCGAAGCCGGTCCCGATGAAGCTGTCTATGGTTGGGCAGAAAACCGTCCAAGCGCAGCCGGGCACTCAAATAGTGATCAACAACAACCTTCCGAAGGTGACGACCAATGGGCCGGTAGTggtcagcagcagtagcaacgTTGGGCCGAGCGTAACAATTCCGACAACGGCCACCATCATGGCACCGGGCAACAACTTTCTCAGCAGCATCATGCAGGCGGTCGGTATAACGACGGATGAATCAAACCGAGTGACCACGCTATCCGGtggacagcaacagcagcagcacattaTTGCGCAACCACAGCTcgttctccagcagcagccgcagcagcagcagcagcagcagcagcatcatccacAGCAACAGAATCCCCTTGCGCAGTACACGATAACGCTCGATGGACAGACGACCCTCAAGGCGAACAACGTCCACTACAAACTGCAAAACGGAACGCTGGTTCCGACGACACCGATCGTTAACCAAAAGCTGGAGCAACAGACGCAACAAAC GACATTCACGCAGGTAGACGagtttattaaaatcaaaGCCGCGACTGGAAAACCGCAGAAACGAGAATCTCAGCAGCTAGTCACGGTAATGGGACAG TCCGAAACCACTCCCGTAAAGAAGCCGCGAATTATTCAGTTTATTAAGCCACCCGCGAACCAAACGCCACCGAAGGCAACACTGCCCCTTGGCAGCAGCCCCGCAGTCTCACCGATCGTTTCGAGTGGTTCGATAGTGTgtgccaccagcaccggtggcggccccaTTACCAGTACGCCACTGAACGGGGGTCAGCTCaaactggtggccaccgggaacaaCAAGTGTCTGGTGCCGATCGTGGTGAAAAATGACACGTCAGGAGAGAACCCATCCGTCGGAACGGGGACGATCTCAAGCGTTCCCGCGAATGCCGCCGTGCAGTTCGTACAGATGAAGGTAGAGGCTGGCCCGGACGGTGTTTTGCGGCTGGCACCGGCACACATTAATCCGCAGCTTACGATCACTCCGCAACCGATGCCGGCACAGTACGGCATGCAGACGACGCTGACTGCGACGGGACAATCGCTACAACCGACGATGACAATCgtccaaaaccaaaaccaaccatCACAGCAACCATTGCCGACCGTGCTTCAGGCGACAACAGCGGCTGGCCAAACGATAGGCGCCAACTATGTTACACTGATGGGCAAACCTTCGCCGGCGCCTCAAACGCAACCCGATGCCAATGTGCTGCAACCGACCAACGTTGTCCTGACGGCACAGGCAGCCCCACCACAggcccagcaacagcagcaaatgcaggtgcagccacagcagcaccgttcGCAGCCACCCAGAACGATCTCGACGACAAGCTACGCTCCTGCGGCAAGTGCTAGCGGGAAAGTAGTGGTTAATCGCGTTTTTACGGCGCCACCGGTGCGTAAAGGAATCGCAGCCCCCGCACCACGAGCGAGCGCTCCAAGACAGGCGCCCGCGACCGCTGCGAAGGCAACACAACCCACGGCATCGTTGCCTCGAAGCAGCAAGCCCCCAACGGCACAGGTTAATCGCTCTACGGTCGCTACGGCACAAACCATACGGGAAGTGACGGTCGCGAAAGGTCACACGCAGACGAGAACGTCGAATGCCAGTTCGGTCGACAGTGACAGTGGCACCGAGGGGGCGGCGGGTGCTGATGAGGAAAGCGCTTTCCGCACTCCCCAGTCAATTATGGCATCGCAGCAGATGACTGCCATTTCGGCCATGTCCGGCAAGCAGGATCAGGCGGAACAGGTGCTCGATTCGGTCGACGTAAGCATCACGACGTGCGACGTTTGCCATAAGGTGTTTGGCCGCAAGGAACATTTGGTGCAGCACCTGAAGTCGCACATCGGGTTGCGGCCGTTCAAATGCGAAGCGTCCGACTGTCTGAAGAGCTTTAGCCGCAAAGAGCATCTGTTGCGCCACATGGTGTCACACACCGGGAAGAAGATGTTCAACTGCGATATGTGCCACAAGCTGTTCTCCCGGAAGGACAACCTCAACAAGCACAAGAA AACTCACATGGACCAGAAGTCAGCGCCGTTCACGTGTTCCATCTGCAGTATGGACTTCTTTGTGAAGACCCAATATGTGAAGCACAAAGCGAAACATGCAGAAGATCCGCTGAAG ATTTCAGTGAAAAAGGATCCCCCTACACCGACTAAGGCGCCGGCATCCAAAGCGATGGCACCCGTCACGGTGAACACGGTAACGCAGCCGGTTCAGGTGAAAGTATCCCAACCGCTACCGAACAATGCTGCCATTACGTCGATCGCCACAGGCCAGCCGACGGTTGTGCAGTCGTTGCCGGTCACcatcacgcacacacccaacaACGGGGCCACCATCCAGCTGCCAACGTTCCAGGCGACGCAGCAAATGCAGCAGCTCATCCAGCAACAACCGACGACCGCATCAGTGACCACCATTCCGCAGGCGACCGGGCAACCGCaacaaattttcaccattCCCGCGCACATTAACGGGAAACAAATTCTGCAGCACCTTCAAATCGCGCTCCCGAGCAGTatcgcccagcagcagcacacggtTCAGACCCAATCGTCGACTGTACAAACGCTCACGGCGACCGCTGGCGGAGGTGTGACCACACTGGCCAGTCTGGGTGGTGCCCGTGCCACGATCATCAACACCGTCGATGGCAACACAATGTTTACGATACCGTCGAACTTGCTGTTCGATTCGTCGCAGCTGATCGCGACCAGCCGTCAATCGTAG
- the LOC128277657 gene encoding beta-1,3-glucan-binding protein 1-like, with product MKHIYWLLALLVTHTVAYTIPPVQFEYLTPRGFRASIPNAAGLQMFAFHARLNKPFEHFEEGEFTDDITAPDPNHPEQWTFETAKPPLPHGTIIYYWVYVQFENAGYWMSDEKHTVSKPKATVAPRSTLRPTATVRTTTTQPTTTTTTTTTTAAPCGQTVTTINGGQPTCAGKLIFEDTFEQNSFGTKWQHEIRIPLDTEVAEFVSYQKLPENSYIAGGRLFIVPTLATVSGDYTDERVRTGELTLEGCTSPTNNPYECQRKAERAIIIPPVVSAKLNTKNNFRFRYGRVEVRAKLPTGDWIFPQLLLQPFENFYGYADFASGQMWIAHILANRMLVMASDGKQIDGHRLRGGVLITNTANLRADFLRSNVNEDHFGDQFHVYGLVWSSEQIALTIDGFQYGTIRVNFRQQGHQRNLTQANLWDATHALAPFDREFYLSLGVGVGGIKDFPDQSLTGPSKQPKPWNNTSPKAEYFFYQNRNTWFRTWTAPELTVDYVRVYAL from the exons ATGAAGCACATTTACtggctgctggcgctgctggtgaCACACACCGTGGCTTACACGATACCTCCCGTGCAGTTCGAGTATTTAACGCCGCGTGGCTTTCGGGCCAGCATACCAA ACGCCGCCGGATTGCAGATGTTTGCGTTTCACGCACGCCTCAACAAACCGTTCGAGCACTTCGAGGAGGGCGAGTTCACCGACGACATTACGGCACCGGATCCGAACCACCCCGAGCAGTGGACGTTTGAGACCGCCAAACCTCCGCTTCCACACGGTACCATTATTTACTACTGGGTCTACGTGCAGTTCGAGAATGCCGGCTACTGGATGTCGGATGAGAAGCACACGGTCAGCAAACCCAAAGCGACGGTCGCACCACGGAGTACGTTACGGCCGACTGCCACGGTAAGAACAACGACGACGCAgccaacgaccaccaccaccaccaccacgacgacggcggccccgTGCGGCCAAACTGTAACGACCATCAACGGCGGCCAACCGACCTGTGCCGGTAAGCTGATCTTCGAAGACACGTTCGAGCAGAACAGCTTCGGTACGAAATGGCAGCACGAAATACGCATTCCACTGGACACGGAG GTAGCGGAGTTCGTGTCGTACCAGAAGCTCCCGGAAAACAGTTACATCGCGGGCGGTCGCCTTTTCATCGTCCCAAcgctggccaccgtcagcGGAGATTACACCGACGAACGTGTCCGTACCGGCGAGCTGACATTGGAAGG CTGCACATCACCGACCAACAACCCGTACGAGTGTCAACGCAAGGCGGAACGGGCCATCATCATACCACCCGTGGTGTCGGCTAAATTGAACACCAAAAAcaacttccgcttccggtacgGGCGCGTCGAAGTGCGTGCCAAGCTGCCGACGGGCGACTGGATTTTTCCAC AACTGTTACTGCAACCGTTCGAAAATTTCTACGGCTACGCCGACTTCGCTTCCGGCCAGATGTGGATAGCGCACATACTGGCCAACCGGATGCTGGTGATGGCGTCCGATGGAAAGCagatcgatggccaccggttaCGGGGCGGAGTGCTCATCACCAATACGGCCAACTTGCGGGCTGACTTTTTGCGTTCAAACGTAAACGAGGACCATTTCGGGGATCAGTTTCACGTGTACGGTCTCGTTTGGAGCTCGGAACAGATCGCGCTCACCATCGACGGGTTCCAGTATGGTACGATACGAGTTAACTTCCGGCAGCAGGGCCACCAGCGGAACCTTACGCAGGCCAATCTGTGGGATGCCACTCACGCGCTGGCACCGTTCGATCGGGAGTTTTATCTATCGCTCGGGGTCGGTGTTGGTGGCATCAAGGACTTTCCCGATCAGTCCCTGACGGGACCATCGAAACAACCGAAACCATGGAATAACACCAGCCCGAAGGCGGAGTACTTCTTCTACCAGAACCGCAACACGTGGTTCCGGACGTGGACGGCACCGGAACTGACGGTGGATTACGTGCGCGTGTATGCACTTTGA